In the genome of Alkalibaculum bacchi, one region contains:
- the hisZ gene encoding ATP phosphoribosyltransferase regulatory subunit, with amino-acid sequence MNKYAIDGFNDIHYNELKVYDFIKDIIENTMESYGYRQVLTPSFESYDMYNIDGAFPRDKMFKLIGNDGKVLVLRPDATIPIARMAASRYRNSQEVLKFGYITNIFRDSSSTTDFRKEFMQAGIEYMGNSLPDCDGEIIALSINILKELGIKKIHIDMGNVTFLNGLFDEIQIEVIERVKILSYIENKNIGELKAYLDSIEVSKEISQILCHVPMLFGKFKDTVNQAKKLCINQKMTAALNTMEETYEIINSYGYEDYIFIDLGFTNQFNYYSGLIFKGYINGIGEAILSGGRYDTLSSTFGVNRPASGFGINISLLMDTLINRSDEKDDFNILFLYDDNKRRESLNLARKLRSQGIIVDYIHSSLEEGIKKENYKYILKCIDNSFELSTKTDKQLLREEEILTKLKEAKLCI; translated from the coding sequence ATGAATAAATATGCAATTGATGGTTTTAATGATATTCACTACAATGAATTAAAAGTCTATGATTTTATAAAAGACATTATAGAAAATACTATGGAATCTTACGGATACAGGCAAGTCCTTACCCCTTCCTTTGAATCTTACGATATGTACAATATTGATGGGGCTTTTCCTCGAGATAAGATGTTTAAGCTCATTGGGAACGATGGAAAAGTATTGGTTTTAAGGCCAGATGCTACGATTCCTATTGCCCGTATGGCAGCTAGCAGGTATCGAAATAGTCAAGAAGTATTGAAATTTGGATACATCACTAATATTTTTCGAGATTCTTCCTCTACGACGGATTTTAGAAAAGAATTTATGCAAGCTGGTATAGAATATATGGGAAATTCTTTGCCAGACTGCGATGGAGAAATTATTGCCTTATCGATTAACATCCTTAAGGAATTAGGTATTAAAAAAATCCACATAGACATGGGAAATGTAACTTTCCTAAATGGGCTTTTTGATGAAATTCAAATTGAAGTAATAGAAAGAGTAAAAATACTAAGCTATATTGAAAACAAAAATATTGGGGAATTAAAAGCCTATTTAGATTCCATTGAGGTATCAAAAGAAATCAGCCAAATTTTATGTCATGTTCCTATGCTCTTTGGAAAGTTTAAAGATACTGTAAATCAAGCAAAAAAATTATGCATTAACCAAAAGATGACTGCTGCTTTAAATACTATGGAAGAAACGTATGAAATCATAAATTCCTATGGTTATGAAGATTATATATTTATTGACTTAGGTTTTACCAATCAATTTAATTATTACTCTGGTTTAATCTTTAAGGGCTACATTAATGGCATCGGAGAAGCTATTCTTTCTGGAGGAAGATACGATACACTATCCTCTACTTTTGGTGTGAATCGCCCAGCTAGTGGTTTTGGTATTAATATAAGCCTGCTTATGGATACTTTAATAAATAGATCTGATGAAAAAGACGATTTTAATATACTCTTCTTATACGATGATAATAAAAGAAGAGAATCTTTAAATCTAGCAAGAAAGCTCAGAAGTCAGGGAATTATCGTAGATTATATTCATAGTTCTCTTGAAGAGGGTATAAAAAAGGAGAATTATAAGTATATTTTAAAATGTATAGATAATTCTTTTGAGCTTTCTACTAAAACAGATAAGCAATTATTACGTGAAGAAGAGATTTTAACTAAATTGAAGGAGGCCAAATTATGTATTTAA
- the hisG gene encoding ATP phosphoribosyltransferase, with product MYLNIALAKGRVAKTAMDNLISCGFQFKDYSLESRKLIFSDDEKKVKITLVKSPDVPVYVEKGAADIGIVGKDILLEENYNVYELLKLKVGKCKMCIAGFKDKVPDYSKKVIVGTKYPVITKNHFDQIGVLTDIVKLNGSVELAPIIGLSDIIVDIVESGGTLKENGLVVHESILDISARLIANTVSLKTKFDQIQKVIDSLDPIIERGPVNE from the coding sequence ATGTATTTAAATATTGCCTTAGCAAAAGGCCGAGTAGCTAAAACAGCTATGGATAATCTTATATCATGTGGCTTCCAGTTTAAGGATTACTCTCTAGAAAGCAGAAAACTTATTTTTTCTGATGATGAAAAAAAGGTCAAAATTACTTTAGTCAAATCCCCTGATGTACCTGTATATGTTGAAAAAGGCGCTGCAGATATTGGTATTGTAGGTAAGGATATTTTATTAGAAGAAAATTACAATGTATACGAACTCTTAAAGTTAAAAGTAGGCAAATGCAAGATGTGCATTGCTGGCTTTAAAGATAAAGTACCAGATTATTCAAAAAAGGTTATAGTAGGAACAAAATACCCTGTTATTACAAAAAACCACTTTGATCAAATAGGTGTATTAACGGATATTGTAAAATTAAATGGCTCTGTAGAATTAGCTCCTATTATAGGTTTATCTGATATTATTGTAGATATTGTAGAAAGTGGAGGCACTCTAAAAGAAAATGGATTAGTAGTGCATGAATCTATACTAGATATTAGCGCTCGGTTGATTGCCAATACGGTGAGTCTAAAGACAAAATTTGACCAAATCCAAAAGGTCATTGACTCTTTAGATCCTATAATAGAAAGAGGGCCTGTAAATGAATAA
- the hisD gene encoding histidinol dehydrogenase codes for MNKYFLKKQDLIQSNIDKILNRVEDENNKVEIAVKDIIERVKKDGDAALISYTKEFDKVELSQLKVTDEEIEEAFKQTEPGFIRVLEEAKGNIIEFHKCQVQETWKKEFSSGVVLGQKVTPIPRVGLYVPGGKGGYPSTVLMDAIPAMVAGVDSIALITPPNSEGKVNSDILAAARVAGITEIYKVGGAQGIAALAYGTETIPAVNKIVGPGNIFVATAKKLVFGKVDIDMIAGPSEICIIANSSNNPVFIAADMLSQAEHDEMASSFLITTDESLADKVSLEVERQLELLPRKEIIKKSIQNNGKIFVVETLEDAIELSNIIAPEHLEIMVEEPFHYLDFIKNAGAIFLGEYTPEPVGDYFAGPNHTLPTSGTSKFSSPLGVYDFVKKSSIIFYEKKSLENIKDQVIQFAQREGFDAHGNTIKVRFEEN; via the coding sequence ATGAATAAGTATTTTCTAAAGAAACAGGATCTTATTCAATCTAATATTGATAAGATTTTAAATAGAGTAGAAGATGAAAACAATAAAGTAGAAATTGCTGTAAAAGATATTATAGAAAGAGTTAAAAAGGATGGCGATGCTGCTCTAATCTCCTATACAAAAGAGTTTGACAAAGTAGAATTATCTCAACTTAAAGTAACAGACGAAGAGATTGAAGAAGCCTTTAAGCAAACGGAGCCAGGTTTTATTAGGGTTTTAGAAGAGGCAAAAGGAAATATCATCGAGTTTCACAAGTGCCAAGTTCAAGAGACATGGAAAAAAGAGTTTTCTAGTGGTGTTGTCCTAGGGCAAAAGGTTACACCTATTCCAAGAGTAGGCTTATACGTACCTGGTGGCAAGGGAGGGTACCCTTCAACAGTTCTTATGGATGCTATACCAGCAATGGTTGCAGGTGTAGATTCTATAGCTCTCATTACTCCACCAAATTCAGAAGGTAAAGTCAACTCTGATATCTTAGCAGCAGCTCGTGTTGCAGGTATTACTGAAATATACAAGGTAGGTGGAGCTCAGGGCATTGCAGCTCTTGCCTATGGCACAGAAACCATTCCAGCAGTAAATAAAATCGTAGGTCCAGGAAATATATTCGTAGCTACAGCAAAAAAACTGGTCTTTGGTAAAGTAGATATTGATATGATCGCTGGGCCAAGTGAGATATGCATTATAGCCAATTCCTCTAATAATCCTGTGTTTATTGCAGCAGATATGCTCTCTCAAGCAGAACACGATGAAATGGCAAGTTCCTTCTTAATTACTACAGATGAATCTCTTGCAGATAAAGTATCTCTTGAAGTAGAAAGGCAATTAGAGCTTCTTCCACGTAAGGAGATTATCAAAAAATCCATACAAAACAATGGAAAAATATTTGTAGTAGAGACTTTAGAGGACGCCATTGAACTATCTAATATAATTGCTCCTGAACACTTAGAGATTATGGTAGAGGAACCTTTTCATTACTTAGATTTCATTAAAAATGCAGGTGCTATTTTTCTTGGAGAGTATACTCCAGAACCTGTTGGAGATTATTTTGCAGGGCCAAATCACACCCTCCCTACTTCTGGAACATCAAAATTTTCTTCTCCATTAGGAGTATATGACTTCGTAAAAAAATCTAGTATTATCTTTTATGAAAAGAAAAGCTTAGAAAATATTAAGGATCAAGTCATCCAAT